The following are encoded together in the Pseudoalteromonas piscicida genome:
- a CDS encoding phage protease, giving the protein MTIETAIDKAKAEGRVIAAEIDYLKQLGEQKGLAALNAVLDSRQPIAALNAQQSKPTPTPSQDKTGVAALSTEDKYAADQLGISHADYAKSKEEDQ; this is encoded by the coding sequence GTGACTATTGAAACCGCTATTGATAAAGCCAAAGCTGAGGGCCGCGTGATTGCCGCCGAGATTGATTACCTCAAGCAGCTTGGTGAGCAAAAGGGCCTTGCCGCCCTAAATGCAGTGTTAGATAGCCGCCAACCCATTGCAGCGCTAAACGCTCAGCAGTCCAAACCAACCCCAACACCATCGCAGGACAAAACAGGAGTTGCCGCTTTGTCTACCGAGGATAAATACGCGGCTGATCAACTGGGTATTAGCCATGCCGACTACGCAAAAAGTAAAGAGGAAGACCAGTAA